Proteins from a genomic interval of Macaca thibetana thibetana isolate TM-01 chromosome 17, ASM2454274v1, whole genome shotgun sequence:
- the CLDN10 gene encoding claudin-10 isoform X4, with protein MASTASEIIAFMVSISGWVLVSSTLPTDYWKVSTIDGTVITTATYWANLWKACVTDSTGVSNCKDFPSMLALDGYIQACRGLMIAAVSLGFFGSIFALFGMKCTKVGGSDKAKAKIACLAGIVFILSGLCSMTGCSLYANKITTEFFDPLFVEQNDFHKERSSMISTKSSWIKELSRPENCRYHQILITYNDRKEA; from the exons ATGGCTAGCACGGCTTCGGAGATCATCGCCTTCATGGTCTCCATCTCGGGCTGGGTACTGGTGTCCTCCACGTTGCCCACCGACTACTGGAAGGTGTCTACCATTGACGGCACGGTCATCACCACCGCCACCTATTGGGCCAACCTGTGGAAGGCGTGCGTTACCGACTCCACGGGCGTCTCCAACTGCAAGGACTTCCCTTCCATGCTGGCGCTGGACG GTTATATCCAGGCATGTAGAGGACTTATGATCGCTGCTGTCAGCCTGggcttctttggttccatatttGCACTCTTTGGCATGAAGTGTACCAAAGTCGGAGGCTCCGATAAAGCCAAAGCTAAAATTGCTTGTTTGGCTGGGATTGTCTTCATACTGTCAG GGCTGTGCTCCATGACCGGCTGTTCCCTATATGCAAACAAAATCACGACGGAATTCTTTGATCCTCTCTTTGTTGAGCAAAA TGACTTTCACAAAGAAAGGTCCTCCATGATTTCAACAAAATCCAGCTGGATCAAGGAATTATCAAGGCCTGAGAATTGTAGATACCATCAGATTCTAATTACCTACAATGATAGAAAAGAGGCATAA
- the CLDN10 gene encoding claudin-10 isoform X1, with translation MASTASEIIAFMVSISGWVLVSSTLPTDYWKVSTIDGTVITTATYWANLWKACVTDSTGVSNCKDFPSMLALDGYIQACRGLMIAAVSLGFFGSIFALFGMKCTKVGGSDKAKAKIACLAGIVFILSGLCSMTGCSLYANKITTEFFDPLFVEQKYELGAALFIGWAGASLCIIGGVIFCFSISDNNKTPRYAYNGATSVMSSRTKYHGGEDFKTTNPSKQFDKNAYV, from the exons ATGGCTAGCACGGCTTCGGAGATCATCGCCTTCATGGTCTCCATCTCGGGCTGGGTACTGGTGTCCTCCACGTTGCCCACCGACTACTGGAAGGTGTCTACCATTGACGGCACGGTCATCACCACCGCCACCTATTGGGCCAACCTGTGGAAGGCGTGCGTTACCGACTCCACGGGCGTCTCCAACTGCAAGGACTTCCCTTCCATGCTGGCGCTGGACG GTTATATCCAGGCATGTAGAGGACTTATGATCGCTGCTGTCAGCCTGggcttctttggttccatatttGCACTCTTTGGCATGAAGTGTACCAAAGTCGGAGGCTCCGATAAAGCCAAAGCTAAAATTGCTTGTTTGGCTGGGATTGTCTTCATACTGTCAG GGCTGTGCTCCATGACCGGCTGTTCCCTATATGCAAACAAAATCACGACGGAATTCTTTGATCCTCTCTTTGTTGAGCAAAA GTATGAATTAGGAGCCGCTCTGTTTATTGGATGGGCAGGAGCCTCACTGTGCATAATTGGTGGTGTCATATTTTGCTTTTCAATATctgacaacaacaaaacacccag ATACGCATACAACGGGGCCACATCTGTCATGTCTTCTCGGACAAAGTATCATGGTGgagaagattttaaaacaacaaacccTTCAAAACAGTTTGATAAAAATGCTTATGTCTAA